From Cellulomonas oligotrophica, a single genomic window includes:
- a CDS encoding GNAT family N-acetyltransferase — protein sequence MRSGARVRPLARTDLDPVVDLCLRARAELGVGRQLCTDDRDRLREQIGALLGLDGATVLVATLDDEPAGVLLGRLVGPGPFTDAVVLNLEALYVRPDARRRGIGHALLVAAADAADRAGADEVFASPLPGARGMHRFLARLGFAPAAAHRVVPTAALQRRLAHDTGSGAVRRPAARGIEDLLERRRRARAAEAAQPVASTSMQVSRAVHSRRPSASSTTTW from the coding sequence GTGCGCTCTGGTGCGCGTGTCCGTCCGCTCGCCCGGACCGACCTCGACCCCGTCGTCGACCTGTGCCTGCGGGCGCGGGCGGAGCTGGGCGTGGGGCGCCAGCTGTGCACCGACGACCGCGACCGGCTGCGCGAGCAGATCGGTGCGCTGCTCGGCCTCGACGGCGCCACCGTCCTCGTGGCGACGCTCGACGACGAGCCCGCGGGCGTCCTGCTCGGGCGCCTGGTCGGCCCCGGGCCCTTCACCGACGCCGTCGTCCTCAACCTCGAGGCGCTCTACGTGCGCCCGGACGCGCGCCGCCGCGGGATCGGTCACGCGCTGCTGGTCGCGGCGGCCGACGCCGCCGACCGGGCGGGCGCGGACGAGGTCTTCGCCTCCCCGCTGCCCGGTGCGCGCGGCATGCACCGGTTCCTCGCACGGCTGGGCTTCGCCCCGGCGGCCGCCCACCGTGTCGTGCCCACAGCCGCGCTGCAGCGGCGTCTCGCGCACGACACGGGGTCCGGGGCCGTGCGGCGACCCGCGGCCCGGGGGATCGAGGACCTCCTCGAGCGCCGGCGCCGCGCCCGCGCCGCCGAGGCCGCTCAGCCGGTCGCGTCGACGAGCATGCAGGTCAGCCGCGCCGTGCACAGCCGCCGGCCGTCCGCGTCCTCGACGACCACCTGGTAG
- a CDS encoding branched-chain amino acid ABC transporter permease, with translation MRAVACPDRPALVRRGGAALLATLLLTLATLVAGVPARAAATACTPDDTTACLNVTVTVPGTGPAADVSLTVEGDGTTVEATTDEAGRASVPVTAAGDYVVEVDETTLPAGTTLRDPAANPATVTVELGRSAGRIFQAVDPSEVAASPTTAPADGETPADGATAAPETGTGAEAGATRGTNRVAQLVLAGLVFGLLLALASLGANLIYGTTGLSNFAHGELVTLGGMMAFVAVQRWDLPLWLAIVVATATGALAGWLLNAVIFAPLRRRGVGVTQQMIVTIGLALAGLSTFLFIFGAQPTPIVSGISARIQIGPVQISAQSMISVAIAVVALAVVAFTLSRTRLGRATRAVSDNPALAAATGIRVESIISGVWVVSAALASLGGVLLALYLNSTRFNFGSTLLLLMFAAITLGGLGSPLGAVLGAVVIGLVVELSTLVLPSDMRYASALVILILVLLLRPQGILGRAERIG, from the coding sequence GTGCGAGCAGTCGCATGCCCGGACCGGCCAGCCCTCGTGCGACGGGGAGGGGCGGCCCTGCTGGCGACCCTCCTGCTGACCCTGGCGACGCTCGTCGCCGGTGTCCCCGCACGAGCCGCCGCCACCGCGTGCACCCCTGACGACACCACCGCGTGCCTCAACGTCACCGTCACCGTCCCCGGGACGGGGCCGGCCGCCGACGTCAGCCTCACGGTGGAGGGCGACGGCACGACGGTCGAGGCCACCACCGACGAGGCCGGCCGCGCGAGCGTGCCGGTCACCGCCGCGGGTGACTACGTCGTCGAGGTGGACGAGACCACGCTCCCGGCCGGCACGACGCTGCGGGACCCGGCCGCGAACCCCGCGACGGTGACGGTCGAGCTGGGCCGCTCCGCCGGACGGATCTTCCAGGCCGTCGACCCGTCCGAGGTCGCGGCCTCGCCGACCACCGCGCCGGCGGACGGCGAGACCCCCGCCGACGGGGCGACGGCCGCCCCCGAGACCGGCACCGGCGCCGAGGCGGGTGCGACGCGCGGCACCAACCGGGTCGCCCAGCTCGTCCTCGCCGGGCTCGTCTTCGGCCTGCTGCTCGCGCTCGCGTCGCTCGGCGCGAACCTCATCTACGGCACGACCGGGCTGTCGAACTTCGCCCACGGCGAGCTGGTCACCCTCGGCGGGATGATGGCCTTCGTCGCCGTGCAGCGCTGGGACCTGCCGCTGTGGCTGGCGATCGTCGTCGCGACGGCGACCGGCGCCCTCGCGGGCTGGCTGCTCAACGCGGTCATCTTCGCCCCGCTGCGGCGCCGCGGCGTCGGGGTCACGCAGCAGATGATCGTCACGATCGGTCTGGCCCTGGCGGGGCTGTCGACGTTCCTGTTCATCTTCGGCGCGCAGCCGACCCCGATCGTGTCGGGCATCTCGGCGCGCATCCAGATCGGCCCCGTGCAGATCTCCGCGCAGTCGATGATCTCGGTGGCGATCGCCGTCGTGGCGCTCGCCGTGGTGGCGTTCACGCTCTCGCGCACCCGCTTGGGCCGGGCGACCCGGGCCGTCAGCGACAACCCGGCGCTCGCCGCCGCGACCGGCATCCGGGTGGAGTCGATCATCAGCGGCGTCTGGGTGGTCTCGGCCGCCCTGGCCTCGCTCGGCGGCGTGCTGCTCGCGCTGTACCTCAACTCGACGCGGTTCAACTTCGGGTCGACGCTGCTGCTGCTGATGTTCGCGGCGATCACGCTGGGGGGTCTCGGCTCCCCGCTCGGCGCGGTCCTCGGGGCCGTCGTCATCGGCCTGGTCGTCGAGCTGTCCACGCTCGTGCTGCCCAGCGACATGCGGTACGCCAGCGCGCTCGTGATCCTCATCCTCGTCCTGCTGCTGCGGCCGCAGGGCATCCTCGGGCGCGCCGAGCGCATCGGCTAG
- a CDS encoding hotdog fold thioesterase encodes MPPVAGTLIERMQITIDHVDAREARGSMPVEGNTQPYGLLHGGASAVLAETLGSYAAQVHAGAGRAAVGVELSATHHRSARAGTVRGTATALHLGRSLATYQVVVEDADGRRLCTARLTCMLVDATG; translated from the coding sequence ATGCCGCCGGTGGCCGGCACCCTCATCGAGCGCATGCAGATCACGATCGACCACGTCGACGCCCGCGAGGCCCGCGGGTCGATGCCCGTCGAGGGCAACACCCAGCCGTACGGCCTGCTGCACGGGGGCGCGTCGGCCGTGCTGGCCGAGACGCTGGGCTCCTACGCCGCGCAGGTGCACGCCGGGGCGGGGCGGGCCGCCGTCGGCGTCGAGCTGAGCGCGACGCACCACCGGTCCGCCCGCGCCGGCACCGTGCGGGGCACCGCGACGGCGCTGCACCTGGGCCGGAGCCTGGCGACCTACCAGGTGGTCGTCGAGGACGCGGACGGCCGGCGGCTGTGCACGGCGCGGCTGACCTGCATGCTCGTCGACGCGACCGGCTGA
- a CDS encoding branched-chain amino acid ABC transporter permease: MDFGQLLTNVLTEMTGPTAIAYALAAIGLNIHFGLTGLINMGQAGFMLLGAYGFAISTIAGAPLWLAFLVAVVVAVLFALLLGLPTLKLRGDYLAIVTIAAAEIIRMIGRSTALTDITGGSEGLTGNSFKGTFQDASPFPDDRWALGPVTLATNTSNSWWLRIVGWLVVALACLLVWRLMRSPWGRVLKGVREDEDAVRALGKNVYSYKLQALVLGGVFGALGGIVFVLASSVQADSLGRPVTFNTWTILLLGGAATVFGPVLGSLLFWGSLIFVRGFLRGVVPGDVLSVQQIEQIGWILVGLTLMLLIVFRPQGILGDKKELAINAH; encoded by the coding sequence ATGGACTTCGGGCAGCTGCTCACCAACGTGCTCACCGAGATGACGGGGCCGACCGCGATCGCGTACGCCCTCGCCGCCATCGGTCTGAACATCCACTTCGGCCTCACCGGGCTGATCAACATGGGCCAGGCAGGCTTCATGCTGCTCGGCGCCTACGGCTTCGCGATCTCGACGATCGCGGGCGCGCCCCTGTGGCTCGCCTTCCTCGTCGCGGTGGTCGTCGCCGTGCTCTTCGCGCTGCTGCTGGGCCTGCCGACCCTCAAGCTGCGCGGCGACTACCTCGCCATCGTGACGATCGCCGCCGCCGAGATCATCCGCATGATCGGCCGCTCGACGGCGCTGACGGACATCACCGGCGGCTCCGAGGGCCTGACCGGCAACTCCTTCAAGGGCACGTTCCAGGACGCGTCGCCGTTCCCCGACGACCGCTGGGCCCTCGGCCCGGTGACGCTGGCGACCAACACCTCCAACAGCTGGTGGCTGCGGATCGTCGGCTGGCTCGTGGTGGCCCTCGCGTGCCTGCTCGTGTGGCGCCTCATGCGCAGCCCGTGGGGCCGCGTGCTCAAGGGCGTGCGCGAGGACGAGGACGCGGTGCGCGCGCTCGGCAAGAACGTCTACTCCTACAAGCTCCAGGCCCTCGTGCTCGGCGGCGTCTTCGGGGCGCTCGGCGGCATCGTGTTCGTCCTGGCCAGCTCGGTGCAGGCCGACTCCCTCGGCCGGCCGGTCACGTTCAACACCTGGACCATCCTGCTGCTGGGCGGCGCCGCGACGGTGTTCGGCCCCGTGCTCGGCTCGCTGCTGTTCTGGGGCTCGCTGATCTTCGTGCGCGGGTTCCTGCGCGGCGTCGTCCCCGGCGACGTCCTCTCCGTGCAGCAGATCGAGCAGATCGGGTGGATCCTCGTCGGGCTGACGCTCATGCTGCTCATCGTGTTCCGGCCCCAGGGCATCCTGGGCGACAAGAAGGAGCTGGCGATCAATGCCCATTAA
- a CDS encoding class I SAM-dependent methyltransferase → MTHHQPTPPHHGTPTADAHDHHHGTGTPDDEADVFEPAGWESRYAGDAPVWSGEPNPQLVAVAAGLGRPGTALDLGCGEGGDVVWLARQGWRVTGADFSANGLARAARHAAEAGVADRVDWWQVDARTFAADGRSFDLVTTHYLHPAAGGMVDVVRRLCDAVAPDGHLLVVGHAPTDEFAAASELRRAAMFDATDLLPALPDDVEVVVAERRPRTVVRDGVRLDIQDAVLVARRAPGRP, encoded by the coding sequence ATGACGCATCACCAGCCGACACCCCCGCACCACGGCACGCCCACGGCGGACGCCCACGACCACCACCACGGCACCGGGACGCCGGACGACGAGGCCGACGTGTTCGAGCCCGCCGGCTGGGAGAGCCGGTACGCGGGCGACGCGCCCGTCTGGAGCGGCGAGCCGAACCCCCAGCTCGTCGCCGTCGCCGCGGGTCTCGGCCGCCCGGGCACGGCGCTCGACCTCGGCTGCGGGGAGGGCGGGGACGTGGTCTGGCTGGCGCGCCAGGGCTGGCGCGTCACGGGCGCCGACTTCTCCGCCAACGGCCTCGCGCGGGCCGCGCGGCACGCCGCCGAGGCCGGCGTCGCCGACCGGGTCGACTGGTGGCAGGTCGACGCCCGGACCTTCGCCGCCGACGGCCGGTCGTTCGACCTCGTCACGACCCACTACCTGCACCCCGCGGCCGGCGGGATGGTCGACGTCGTGCGGCGCCTGTGCGACGCGGTCGCCCCGGACGGTCACCTGCTCGTCGTGGGTCACGCCCCGACGGACGAGTTCGCCGCGGCGAGCGAGCTCCGCCGTGCGGCGATGTTCGACGCGACCGATCTCCTGCCCGCGCTGCCCGACGACGTCGAGGTGGTGGTCGCCGAGCGGCGCCCTCGGACGGTCGTGCGTGACGGGGTGCGTCTCGACATCCAGGACGCGGTCCTGGTGGCGCGGCGGGCGCCCGGGCGCCCCTGA
- a CDS encoding ABC transporter ATP-binding protein — protein MPIKDVVDQARRDLAHVERVPGAVKPDAVLVADGVRRSFGGVNAVDVAHLEVQKNVITALIGPNGAGKTTFFNLMTGFDKPDAGTWVFDGTPLAGVAASRVATAGMVRTFQLTKALSRMTVLENMRLGARDQPGENLFTALVKPLWSPREREITEKAMSLLERFKLDAKKDDFAGSLSGGQRKLLEMARALMSDPALVMLDEPMAGVNPALTQSLLGHITDLRDHGTSVLFVEHDMHMVRHISDWVVVMAQGQVVAEGPPAEVMADQAVIDAYLGAHHDTDLGDDALLVEGGTIDAEAEAEAQAEETKP, from the coding sequence ATGCCCATTAAGGACGTCGTCGACCAGGCCCGCCGCGACCTCGCCCACGTCGAGCGCGTGCCCGGCGCGGTCAAGCCCGACGCCGTGCTCGTCGCCGACGGCGTCCGGCGCAGCTTCGGCGGCGTCAACGCCGTCGACGTGGCGCACCTCGAGGTGCAGAAGAACGTCATCACGGCGCTCATCGGCCCCAACGGCGCCGGCAAGACCACCTTCTTCAACCTCATGACCGGGTTCGACAAGCCCGACGCAGGCACCTGGGTCTTCGACGGCACACCGCTGGCCGGCGTCGCCGCGTCCCGGGTGGCCACGGCGGGCATGGTCCGTACCTTCCAGCTGACGAAGGCGCTCTCGCGCATGACCGTGCTGGAGAACATGCGCCTCGGCGCCCGGGACCAGCCCGGCGAGAACCTCTTCACGGCGCTCGTCAAGCCGCTGTGGTCCCCCCGCGAGCGGGAGATCACCGAGAAGGCGATGTCGCTGCTCGAGAGGTTCAAGCTCGACGCCAAGAAGGACGACTTCGCCGGCTCGCTCTCGGGCGGGCAGCGCAAGCTCCTGGAGATGGCGCGGGCGCTGATGTCCGACCCGGCCCTGGTGATGCTCGACGAGCCGATGGCCGGCGTGAACCCGGCGCTGACGCAGTCGCTGCTCGGGCACATCACCGACCTGCGCGACCACGGCACGAGCGTGCTGTTCGTCGAGCACGACATGCACATGGTCCGGCACATCTCCGACTGGGTCGTCGTCATGGCCCAGGGGCAGGTCGTCGCCGAGGGCCCGCCGGCCGAGGTCATGGCCGACCAGGCCGTCATCGACGCCTACCTGGGCGCCCACCATGACACCGACCTGGGCGACGACGCGCTGCTCGTCGAGGGCGGCACCATCGACGCCGAGGCCGAGGCCGAGGCGCAGGCCGAGGAGACGAAGCCGTGA
- a CDS encoding ABC transporter ATP-binding protein, translating into MTETTAPALHRGAPAGEPLLHADDLVAGYLPGVNILNGCSLVLHPGELVGIIGPNGAGKSTLLKALFGLVNIREGHLTLAGQEITNMRADALVHKGVGFVPQTNNVFPSLTIEENLQMGVYQTPAKFSERLEVVLHLFPELVKRRKQRAGALSGGERQMVAMARALMPEPSVLLLDEPSAGLSPVRQDEAFLRTRRINKAGVSVIIVEQNARRALQICDRAYVLDQGRNAYSGPGRELMTDPKVIELYLGTLATDVDAARADAEAGAAADAAAQADTSPAAPVDGPEGTTPVDDEAPPASKD; encoded by the coding sequence GTGACCGAGACCACCGCACCCGCCCTGCACCGCGGCGCCCCCGCGGGCGAGCCGCTGCTGCACGCCGACGACCTCGTGGCGGGCTACCTGCCCGGGGTGAACATCCTCAACGGGTGCTCCCTCGTGCTGCACCCCGGCGAGCTCGTCGGGATCATCGGGCCCAACGGCGCCGGCAAGTCGACGCTGCTCAAGGCCCTGTTCGGCCTGGTGAACATCCGCGAGGGCCACCTGACCCTCGCGGGCCAGGAGATCACGAACATGCGCGCCGACGCGCTCGTCCACAAGGGCGTGGGCTTCGTGCCCCAGACGAACAACGTGTTCCCGAGCCTGACGATCGAGGAGAACCTGCAGATGGGCGTCTACCAGACGCCCGCGAAGTTCTCCGAGCGCCTCGAGGTCGTGCTGCACCTGTTCCCCGAGCTGGTCAAGCGCCGCAAGCAGCGCGCGGGCGCGCTCTCCGGCGGAGAGCGCCAGATGGTCGCGATGGCCCGGGCGCTCATGCCCGAGCCGTCGGTGCTGCTCCTCGACGAGCCGTCCGCGGGCCTGTCCCCCGTCCGCCAGGACGAGGCGTTCCTGCGGACCCGCCGCATCAACAAGGCGGGAGTGTCGGTCATCATCGTCGAGCAGAACGCCCGCCGCGCCCTGCAGATCTGCGACCGGGCGTACGTCCTCGACCAGGGGCGCAACGCGTACTCCGGTCCGGGCCGTGAGCTCATGACCGACCCCAAGGTGATCGAGCTGTACCTCGGCACGCTCGCGACCGACGTCGACGCCGCGCGCGCCGACGCCGAGGCGGGCGCGGCTGCCGACGCCGCCGCGCAGGCCGACACCTCCCCGGCCGCCCCGGTCGACGGCCCCGAGGGCACCACGCCGGTCGACGACGAGGCGCCGCCCGCCTCGAAGGACTGA